In the Ilumatobacteraceae bacterium genome, one interval contains:
- a CDS encoding DUF5655 domain-containing protein: MSGWTCPDCDRQFGRHRQTHDCAPGLSLDEYFATGPPHERPIFDAVTRHLESVGPVHLDVVSVGIFLKNPRKFAELRPKDRWVALAFTLGRRASHPTITRKVVEYGGAFWHVANLRSPDELDGALCDLLTEAYELAAS; the protein is encoded by the coding sequence GTGAGCGGGTGGACCTGCCCCGACTGCGATCGGCAGTTCGGCCGCCACCGCCAGACGCACGACTGTGCGCCTGGGCTTTCGCTCGACGAGTACTTCGCCACGGGTCCGCCGCACGAACGCCCGATCTTCGACGCGGTCACACGGCACCTCGAGTCGGTCGGGCCGGTGCATCTCGACGTCGTGTCGGTGGGCATCTTCCTGAAGAACCCTCGCAAGTTCGCCGAACTCCGCCCCAAGGATCGGTGGGTGGCGCTCGCGTTCACGCTCGGACGACGAGCGAGCCATCCCACCATCACCCGCAAGGTCGTCGAGTACGGCGGCGCGTTCTGGCACGTCGCGAACCTCCGCTCGCCCGACGAACTCGATGGTGCGCTGTGCGACCTGCTGACCGAGGCGTACGAACTGGCCGCGAGCTGA
- a CDS encoding amidohydrolase family protein, producing MRAAVESGDGELGGAGRQGLDEVLPPPVRSGVVSHGHILPCRRRCAVSPVRLDGACDPEWWGRDRPTGRIPVETLIAKQCRMTAETVGLHDRGVLRPGFRADINVIDFDHLRLHPPVIVNDLPAGGCRMLQRATGYQYTFVAGAEIMAAGESTGATPGRLVRGAQPAPA from the coding sequence GTGCGGGCTGCCGTCGAGTCGGGTGACGGCGAGCTTGGCGGTGCGGGCCGGCAGGGCCTCGACGAAGTCCTGCCACCACCCGTCCGGAGCGGAGTTGTATCCCATGGTCACATTCTCCCATGCCGCCGCAGGTGCGCTGTCAGCCCGGTACGACTCGATGGAGCATGCGATCCTGAGTGGTGGGGGCGGGATCGTCCGACCGGTCGCATCCCGGTCGAGACGCTGATCGCCAAGCAGTGCCGTATGACCGCTGAAACAGTGGGCCTGCACGACCGAGGCGTCTTGCGTCCGGGGTTCCGTGCCGACATCAACGTCATCGACTTCGACCACCTGCGATTGCACCCGCCGGTCATCGTCAACGATCTCCCCGCCGGTGGATGCCGCATGCTCCAGCGGGCCACCGGCTACCAGTACACGTTCGTCGCCGGCGCCGAGATCATGGCCGCCGGCGAATCGACGGGTGCCACACCGGGTCGTCTGGTGCGCGGCGCACAGCCGGCACCGGCGTAG
- a CDS encoding sigma-70 family RNA polymerase sigma factor, which yields MERVEPDRSPAAAPDGERSFDLFYEDAWTRSVRLAALLTQDSSVAEEIAQDAFVAVMDRWSSLDEPAGYLYRCVTNAAMLYHRSAGTARRKLLLVGIPEPARPEFDHLADAVASLQFRQRAVIVLRYYLQLSEREIADALGCRPGTVKSLASRALSRLHKELS from the coding sequence ATGGAGCGAGTGGAACCTGACAGAAGTCCAGCAGCGGCGCCAGATGGTGAGCGGTCATTCGACCTCTTCTACGAGGATGCCTGGACACGGAGCGTTCGGCTTGCGGCGTTGCTGACCCAGGACAGCTCGGTGGCCGAGGAGATCGCCCAGGACGCGTTCGTTGCAGTGATGGACCGCTGGTCGAGTCTCGACGAACCGGCCGGCTACCTGTATCGCTGCGTCACGAACGCGGCGATGCTGTACCACCGCTCAGCGGGCACGGCCCGACGAAAGCTCCTACTCGTCGGGATACCCGAACCCGCACGTCCAGAGTTCGATCACTTGGCTGATGCGGTCGCATCGCTCCAGTTTCGTCAGCGTGCCGTCATCGTTCTGCGCTACTACCTGCAGCTCAGCGAACGAGAGATCGCTGATGCGTTGGGCTGTCGACCCGGAACCGTCAAGTCGCTCGCCTCGCGAGCGCTGTCCCGCCTACACAAGGAGTTGTCATGA
- a CDS encoding deoxyribodipyrimidine photo-lyase, with protein MTSIMWFRRDLRLRDHPALSAAVSDGAVLPLFVLDPAFEAAGAPRRALLHDCLAALDDATGGALVIRSGDPTVLLPDIADEFDASTVYVSRDYSPYGRRRDETVADALRAAGRRLCGVGSPYAVAPGEVTKDDGDPYSVFTPFSRRWRDHGWDDPVDAPRAPDWVEAPSDGLPPRPDVPFEIPSASETNVIARWRTFRDDGLDEYADRRDLPALRGTSELSPFLKYGVVHPRQLLAETDGRNEGHRVFQTELAWRDFYADVLYQRPHTAWENLDDRFDRIDVDTGPEAEEKFRRWQEGRTGFPIVDAGMRQLREIGWMHNRVRMIVASFLVKDLHLPWQWGARHFMQHLLDGDLASNNHGWQWAAGTGTDASPYFRVFNPTTQYERWDPTGEYAARWITEVGTAEYPEPMVDHRAEREEALARYQAIKSS; from the coding sequence ATGACGTCGATCATGTGGTTCCGGAGAGATCTGCGGCTCCGAGACCACCCGGCGTTGAGCGCGGCGGTGAGCGACGGGGCGGTCCTGCCGCTGTTCGTGCTCGACCCGGCATTCGAGGCTGCCGGTGCACCACGCCGTGCCCTGCTCCACGACTGCCTCGCAGCGCTCGATGACGCGACGGGCGGCGCGCTGGTGATCCGCAGCGGCGACCCCACGGTGCTGCTGCCCGACATCGCCGATGAATTCGACGCCTCGACCGTGTACGTCTCACGCGACTACTCGCCGTACGGCCGTCGGCGCGACGAAACCGTCGCCGATGCGCTCCGCGCCGCGGGTCGGCGGCTGTGCGGGGTGGGTTCGCCGTACGCGGTCGCTCCCGGCGAGGTCACGAAGGACGACGGCGACCCGTACTCGGTCTTCACGCCGTTCTCGCGGCGGTGGCGCGATCACGGTTGGGACGACCCCGTCGACGCGCCACGGGCACCCGACTGGGTCGAGGCGCCGTCCGACGGGTTGCCGCCACGCCCTGACGTGCCGTTCGAGATCCCGAGCGCAAGTGAGACGAACGTGATCGCCCGCTGGCGGACCTTCCGCGACGACGGGCTCGACGAGTACGCCGACCGCCGCGACCTGCCGGCCCTGCGTGGCACCAGTGAACTGTCACCGTTCCTCAAGTACGGCGTCGTGCACCCCCGGCAACTGCTGGCGGAGACCGACGGCCGCAACGAGGGTCATCGGGTGTTCCAGACCGAACTGGCGTGGCGCGACTTCTACGCCGACGTGCTGTATCAGCGCCCGCACACCGCCTGGGAGAATCTCGACGACCGCTTCGACCGGATCGATGTCGACACCGGGCCCGAGGCCGAGGAGAAGTTCCGGCGCTGGCAGGAGGGTCGGACCGGGTTCCCGATCGTCGACGCGGGAATGCGGCAACTCCGTGAGATCGGGTGGATGCACAACCGCGTGCGGATGATCGTGGCGAGCTTCCTGGTGAAGGACCTCCACCTGCCCTGGCAGTGGGGCGCCCGCCACTTCATGCAGCATCTGCTCGACGGCGACCTCGCGTCGAACAACCACGGGTGGCAGTGGGCGGCCGGCACCGGCACGGACGCGTCGCCCTACTTCCGGGTGTTCAACCCGACCACGCAGTACGAACGCTGGGACCCGACCGGCGAGTACGCCGCCCGATGGATCACCGAAGTCGGCACGGCCGAGTATCCGGAGCCGATGGTCGACCACCGGGCCGAACGCGAGGAAGCGCTCGCCCGGTACCAGGCGATCAAGTCGTCCTGA
- a CDS encoding biotin transporter BioY, with protein MSELIAPLPRPVRPLLADIVPALRDRTLLLVVSGALLMAAASQIRIPLGFTPVPINLATFGAVLLGGALGARRGVASTGLFVVAGAVGLPFFADWNGGWSYFTGATGGYLVCYPLMAAMVGFAADRGRDREVVPFVTAVLLANVVLYTVGAMWLAHVIGVPMFGGESSAWALGVRPFLAGDLVKMIAAGLLFPAVWRFIEER; from the coding sequence ATGTCTGAACTGATCGCCCCGCTGCCGCGCCCCGTCCGACCCCTCCTGGCCGACATCGTTCCGGCCCTGCGCGACCGCACGTTGCTCCTTGTCGTGAGCGGCGCGCTGCTCATGGCGGCTGCTTCGCAGATTCGGATCCCGCTGGGGTTCACCCCCGTCCCGATCAACCTGGCGACGTTCGGCGCCGTGCTGCTCGGTGGGGCACTGGGCGCTCGACGGGGCGTCGCCTCCACCGGCCTGTTCGTCGTCGCCGGCGCCGTCGGACTGCCGTTCTTCGCCGACTGGAACGGCGGCTGGTCGTACTTCACCGGCGCCACCGGCGGCTACCTCGTCTGCTACCCCCTGATGGCCGCCATGGTGGGCTTCGCCGCCGACCGAGGCCGCGACCGCGAGGTCGTCCCCTTCGTCACGGCGGTGCTGCTCGCCAACGTCGTGCTGTACACGGTCGGAGCGATGTGGCTCGCCCACGTGATCGGCGTGCCGATGTTCGGCGGGGAGAGCAGCGCCTGGGCGCTGGGCGTCCGTCCGTTCCTCGCCGGTGACCTCGTCAAGATGATCGCCGCCGGACTGCTGTTCCCCGCCGTCTGGCGCTTCATCGAAGAGCGCTGA
- the lepA gene encoding translation elongation factor 4: MDLSKIRNFSIIAHIDHGKSTLSDRILEITGAVQTRDMKAQYLDSMDLERERGITIKAQNVRVNWNDHVFHLIDTPGHVDFGYEVSRSLAACEGVVLVVDAAQGIEAQTLANCYLALESDLEIVACLNKIDLPAADPDRYAMEIENVLGIPAEDILKISAKTGDGVPELLDAIAERIPAPTGDADAPLQALIFDSQFDQYRGVVSSVRVMNGVMESGARLHFLQAAADHEALEIGARQPVPTPLKALGPGEVGYLIAGIKDVGDARSGETVTTASKGSAEALPGYQDPKPMVFSGLFPIDGDDFENLRDSLGKLKLNDASITYSPESSGALGFGFRCGFLGLLHMEIVKERLEREFGLALIATAPSVEYRVTQTTGDVTVVSNPADLPVVQKIDIIEEPIFKVSIITPKEYTGALMDLCQSRRGEMKRMEYLSPERVELNYEVPLAEVVVDFFDQLKSRSQGYASLDYELAGYQRANLVKVDILLNGIPADAFATIVHREFAEAYGRRLCEKLKELIPRQMFDVPIQAAIGGKVISRETVKARRKDVTAKCYGGDISRKRKLLEKQKEGKKKMKSIGRVEVPGDVFINALKLDD; the protein is encoded by the coding sequence ATGGACCTCTCCAAGATCCGCAACTTCTCGATCATCGCGCACATCGATCACGGCAAGTCGACGCTGTCCGACCGGATCCTCGAGATCACCGGAGCGGTACAGACGCGCGACATGAAGGCGCAGTACCTCGACTCCATGGACCTCGAGCGCGAGCGCGGCATCACGATCAAGGCGCAGAACGTCCGGGTCAACTGGAACGACCACGTGTTCCACCTGATCGACACACCGGGGCACGTCGACTTCGGCTACGAGGTCAGCCGATCGCTCGCCGCGTGTGAGGGCGTCGTGCTCGTGGTCGACGCCGCGCAGGGCATCGAGGCGCAGACCCTCGCCAACTGCTATCTGGCGCTCGAGAGCGATCTCGAGATCGTCGCCTGCCTCAACAAGATCGACCTGCCGGCCGCCGATCCCGACCGGTACGCGATGGAGATCGAGAACGTGCTCGGCATCCCTGCCGAGGACATCCTCAAGATCTCGGCCAAGACCGGCGACGGCGTGCCCGAGTTGCTCGACGCGATCGCCGAACGCATCCCGGCGCCCACCGGTGACGCCGATGCACCGCTCCAGGCGTTGATCTTCGACTCGCAGTTCGATCAGTACCGCGGCGTCGTGTCGTCGGTCCGGGTGATGAACGGTGTCATGGAGTCGGGTGCTCGCCTCCACTTCCTCCAGGCCGCCGCCGATCACGAGGCGCTCGAGATCGGTGCCCGCCAGCCGGTTCCGACGCCGCTGAAGGCGCTGGGTCCCGGCGAGGTCGGCTACCTGATCGCGGGCATCAAAGACGTCGGCGACGCCCGCTCCGGCGAGACCGTCACCACGGCCTCGAAGGGGTCCGCCGAGGCGCTGCCCGGCTACCAGGACCCGAAGCCGATGGTCTTCTCCGGCCTGTTCCCGATCGACGGCGACGACTTCGAGAACCTGCGTGACTCGCTCGGCAAGCTCAAGCTCAACGACGCATCGATCACGTACTCGCCCGAATCCTCGGGCGCACTCGGTTTCGGTTTCCGGTGCGGATTCCTCGGCCTCCTCCACATGGAGATCGTCAAGGAGCGGCTCGAGCGCGAGTTCGGGCTGGCCCTGATCGCAACGGCGCCGTCCGTCGAGTACCGCGTCACGCAGACCACCGGCGACGTCACGGTGGTGTCGAACCCGGCCGATCTGCCCGTGGTGCAGAAGATCGACATCATCGAAGAGCCGATCTTCAAGGTCTCGATCATCACGCCCAAGGAGTACACCGGCGCGCTGATGGACCTCTGCCAGAGCCGCCGCGGCGAGATGAAGCGGATGGAGTACCTGTCGCCCGAACGGGTCGAGCTCAACTACGAGGTCCCCCTCGCCGAGGTCGTCGTCGACTTCTTCGATCAGCTCAAGTCGCGCAGCCAGGGGTACGCCAGCCTCGACTACGAACTCGCCGGCTATCAGCGGGCGAACCTCGTCAAGGTCGACATCCTGCTCAACGGCATTCCGGCCGACGCATTCGCCACCATCGTGCACCGTGAGTTCGCCGAGGCGTACGGACGCCGGCTGTGCGAGAAGCTCAAGGAACTGATACCCCGCCAGATGTTCGACGTGCCGATCCAGGCCGCGATCGGCGGCAAGGTGATCTCGCGCGAAACGGTCAAGGCGCGCCGCAAGGACGTGACGGCCAAGTGTTACGGCGGCGACATCAGCCGCAAGCGCAAGCTGCTCGAGAAGCAGAAAGAGGGCAAGAAGAAGATGAAGTCGATCGGGCGGGTCGAAGTGCCCGGCGACGTGTTCATCAACGCCCTCAAACTCGACGACTGA
- a CDS encoding MarR family winged helix-turn-helix transcriptional regulator translates to MDRATCSSRPGSSLAVHQLIDTAIEESGLDADEFAIYSVLATSEGLTPSDLAHWMAAAPTTVSSYVKRFERRGHITRTPNADDGRSYRLELSAAGRAAHRHAGELFAPVLTQTDERLGAHAQTVREQLLELLRAVDAIRDEHR, encoded by the coding sequence ATGGACCGAGCAACGTGCTCTTCGAGGCCTGGCTCGTCTCTCGCCGTTCACCAACTCATCGACACCGCAATCGAGGAGTCCGGTCTCGACGCCGACGAGTTCGCGATCTACTCCGTGTTGGCGACGAGCGAAGGGCTGACACCGTCGGACCTCGCGCACTGGATGGCAGCAGCGCCCACGACCGTGTCGAGCTACGTCAAGCGTTTCGAACGGCGCGGCCACATCACCCGCACTCCCAACGCCGACGACGGACGGTCGTACCGACTCGAACTCAGTGCTGCAGGACGCGCCGCCCACCGACACGCCGGCGAACTCTTCGCACCCGTCCTCACCCAAACCGACGAGAGACTCGGTGCTCACGCACAGACAGTCCGCGAACAGCTCCTCGAGCTCCTGCGCGCCGTCGACGCCATCCGAGACGAGCACAGATAG
- a CDS encoding MFS transporter, translating to MAGTFRSLRHRNARLFFVGLLLSNIGTWVQFTAVAILVDRLTGRTTAIGILTALQFLPMLFLGAYGGAVADQRDRRRMAMWTQGGLAAQAIALAVFDLTGTINIGVIYVLTFLLGLINAFDNPARRGFVTELVPQEDIANAISLNTATMTGSRIFGPAIAAILVGPLGTGWLFSINAISFVAILGSLFFLDQAALHRAPRVARGGTPVRDGLRFVRRSPNLFVPFVAFTVIATFGFNHNVVFPRMSREVWGAEYWFGWVLTTMSIGSLFGSLLTASRPVVTIRWMVANATVLSLAAVGLAWSGSVWLALLLAVPLGLGGAGFVTSMNAITQQECPPDMRGRILALTAVAFLGSYPVGGPITGLIGDYVGLEWSLAYGGFVTFGGVLGITWWALGRRESASRVDVLRTLLGSSTTIAPSPSERP from the coding sequence ATGGCCGGCACCTTCCGCTCCCTGCGACATCGCAACGCCCGCCTGTTCTTCGTCGGCCTGCTGCTCTCGAACATCGGCACCTGGGTGCAGTTCACGGCGGTCGCGATCCTCGTCGACCGGCTGACGGGCCGGACGACCGCGATCGGGATCCTGACCGCGCTGCAGTTCCTGCCGATGCTGTTCCTCGGCGCGTACGGCGGTGCGGTCGCCGACCAACGCGATCGGCGTCGAATGGCGATGTGGACACAGGGTGGCCTCGCCGCACAGGCGATCGCGCTCGCGGTGTTCGACCTCACCGGCACGATCAACATCGGGGTCATCTACGTGCTGACGTTCCTGCTCGGCCTGATCAACGCGTTCGACAATCCGGCGCGCCGCGGGTTCGTCACCGAACTCGTGCCGCAGGAGGACATCGCCAACGCGATCTCGTTGAACACGGCGACGATGACCGGCTCGCGCATCTTCGGCCCGGCGATCGCCGCGATCCTGGTGGGCCCACTCGGTACCGGCTGGCTGTTCTCGATCAACGCGATCTCGTTCGTGGCGATCCTCGGCAGCCTCTTCTTCCTCGACCAGGCCGCACTCCATCGTGCACCGCGTGTCGCTCGAGGTGGCACGCCGGTCCGAGACGGTCTCCGGTTCGTTCGCCGATCCCCGAACCTGTTCGTCCCGTTCGTCGCGTTCACGGTGATCGCCACCTTCGGCTTCAACCACAACGTCGTGTTCCCGCGGATGTCGCGTGAGGTGTGGGGTGCGGAGTACTGGTTCGGGTGGGTGCTGACCACGATGAGCATCGGCAGCCTGTTCGGTTCGTTGCTGACCGCCAGTCGGCCGGTGGTCACGATCCGCTGGATGGTCGCCAATGCGACCGTGCTGAGCCTCGCCGCCGTCGGTCTGGCCTGGTCGGGATCGGTGTGGTTGGCGCTGCTGCTCGCCGTGCCACTGGGGCTCGGCGGCGCCGGCTTCGTCACGTCGATGAACGCGATCACGCAGCAGGAGTGCCCGCCCGACATGCGCGGCCGCATCCTGGCGCTGACGGCGGTCGCCTTCCTCGGGTCGTATCCGGTCGGCGGCCCGATCACCGGTCTCATCGGTGACTACGTCGGGCTCGAATGGTCGCTCGCCTACGGGGGGTTCGTCACGTTCGGGGGAGTGCTCGGCATCACCTGGTGGGCACTGGGCCGTCGTGAGAGCGCCTCGCGGGTCGACGTGTTGCGGACCTTGCTGGGCTCGTCGACGACGATCGCTCCGAGCCCCAGCGAGCGGCCCTGA
- a CDS encoding VOC family protein gives MSARQVDIVIDAADPDALRGFWVAAMGYVPSAAFNQFRSAVPPAGESGPKLVFQQVDEPQTPTKNRLHIDILIGDEMERETERLVALGASVRSERIDEGGGSWIVLADPEGNEFCLVHDA, from the coding sequence ATGTCCGCTCGACAGGTCGACATCGTGATCGACGCAGCCGACCCCGACGCGCTGCGAGGCTTCTGGGTCGCGGCGATGGGGTACGTGCCGTCCGCAGCGTTCAACCAGTTCCGGTCGGCGGTGCCACCGGCCGGTGAGTCCGGGCCGAAGCTGGTCTTCCAGCAGGTCGACGAACCGCAGACGCCGACCAAGAACCGCCTGCACATCGACATCCTGATCGGCGACGAGATGGAGCGCGAGACCGAACGCCTGGTGGCGCTCGGTGCGAGCGTGCGTTCCGAGCGCATCGACGAAGGCGGTGGCTCGTGGATCGTTCTGGCTGACCCGGAGGGCAACGAGTTCTGCCTGGTGCACGACGCGTGA
- a CDS encoding PPOX class F420-dependent oxidoreductase, giving the protein MGYNSAPDGWWQDFVEALPARTAKLAVTRLDGSPHVAPVWVDLDRGAGPDGEDQVVFMTSAETVKGKSLLRDGRVAICFDDERPPFSFVTIAGTTTTSTDPDELLTWGTRIGGRYMGADVAEEFGKRNAVPPEMVVRVTPTRVTAKVDVAD; this is encoded by the coding sequence ATGGGATACAACTCCGCTCCGGACGGGTGGTGGCAGGACTTCGTCGAGGCCCTGCCGGCCCGCACCGCCAAGCTCGCCGTCACCCGACTCGACGGCAGCCCGCACGTCGCCCCGGTCTGGGTCGATCTCGACCGCGGCGCCGGACCGGACGGCGAGGACCAAGTGGTGTTCATGACCAGCGCCGAGACCGTCAAGGGCAAGTCGCTGCTCCGCGACGGTCGCGTCGCGATCTGCTTCGACGACGAGCGACCGCCGTTCTCGTTCGTCACGATCGCCGGCACCACGACCACGTCCACCGACCCCGATGAGCTGCTCACGTGGGGCACCCGCATCGGCGGCCGCTACATGGGCGCCGACGTCGCCGAGGAGTTCGGCAAGCGCAACGCCGTGCCGCCCGAGATGGTCGTTCGGGTGACCCCGACCCGGGTCACGGCCAAGGTCGACGTGGCCGACTGA
- a CDS encoding tyrosine-type recombinase/integrase, whose amino-acid sequence MTMLAIEHEPVDERWARIGAHAPVLAATARSYMDQISVTARPGTINSVDVALRLFASWIIDHDPAVVSLRQVNRRHIEHYKLWLATRENQHGQPLKKSTINLRLSMLRVVIERLIEWDHPDTPTRNPIMWTDLPKMDEPLPKFLDDDQAAKFMAAAVRLDPQRRLIVEMLARTGLRVTEFCELTDDAIVKMNETNWLRVPVGKLHTDRYVPLHPSLIELHRDWLAWNGPNDTGQLISNKGRPLSVDVVRRVVKACARIAGIGHVHPHQLRHTLATQSINNGMSLEAVSAMLGHRSMRMTLVYARIADRTVADEYFAAADKVDQLYQTHLTTSPA is encoded by the coding sequence ATGACCATGCTCGCGATCGAACACGAGCCCGTCGACGAGCGCTGGGCACGCATCGGCGCACACGCTCCGGTCCTCGCTGCGACTGCCCGCAGCTACATGGATCAGATTTCGGTGACCGCTCGACCGGGCACGATCAACTCGGTCGATGTCGCCTTGCGATTGTTCGCCAGCTGGATCATCGACCACGACCCCGCCGTCGTGTCGCTGCGACAGGTCAACCGTCGACACATCGAGCACTACAAGCTCTGGCTCGCCACCCGTGAGAACCAGCACGGCCAGCCGCTCAAGAAGTCGACGATCAATCTTCGGTTGTCGATGCTGCGCGTTGTCATCGAGCGGCTCATCGAATGGGACCATCCCGACACACCGACGAGGAACCCGATCATGTGGACCGACCTTCCCAAGATGGACGAGCCGCTTCCGAAGTTCCTCGACGACGACCAGGCCGCCAAGTTCATGGCCGCCGCAGTCCGACTTGATCCACAACGACGACTCATCGTCGAGATGCTGGCCCGCACCGGACTGCGCGTCACCGAGTTCTGTGAGCTCACCGACGACGCCATCGTGAAGATGAACGAGACGAACTGGCTGCGGGTGCCGGTCGGCAAACTCCACACCGATCGCTACGTCCCGCTGCATCCCTCGCTGATCGAGTTGCACCGGGACTGGCTGGCCTGGAACGGCCCGAACGACACCGGCCAGCTCATCTCGAACAAGGGCAGGCCACTGTCCGTCGACGTCGTTCGTCGCGTCGTGAAAGCCTGCGCCCGGATCGCCGGGATCGGCCACGTCCATCCCCACCAATTGCGTCACACGCTCGCGACGCAGTCGATCAACAACGGCATGAGCCTCGAAGCTGTGTCCGCGATGTTGGGGCACCGATCGATGCGCATGACCCTCGTCTACGCCCGCATCGCAGACCGCACCGTCGCCGACGAATACTTCGCCGCCGCCGACAAAGTCGACCAGCTCTACCAGACCCACTTGACAACATCACCGGCATAA
- a CDS encoding PaaX family transcriptional regulator C-terminal domain-containing protein — MTGALDRLRGVDISSGAPSARNLLVTLFGDAVLPHGLGVRLSVGSLTALLAPFGVSERLVRTSLTRLVNDGLLDVESVGRRSFYGVAESAVELFRQADARIYGSRLRPWDGRWTIVVVDGAEATAAARARLRQRLTWAGLGVVGPNVMASPVVSPEETAAIIEQMGEFDHVLVSRAEVFDGASTIDEEELARRCAPLDEVAADYHAFVDDFGDIDRATFEALTPEDASKLRMLLIAAYRRIVLVDPLLPEALLPDGWAGAKARALAAFVYGGCVDAAERHLAAVAEPASGSIVADANWLHGRFVVDDAR; from the coding sequence GTGACCGGAGCACTCGACCGCCTGCGCGGTGTCGACATCTCCAGCGGCGCGCCGAGCGCCCGGAACCTGCTCGTCACGCTGTTCGGCGACGCGGTGCTCCCGCACGGACTCGGCGTCCGACTCTCGGTCGGCTCGTTGACCGCCCTGCTCGCGCCGTTCGGCGTGAGCGAGCGCCTGGTGCGCACATCGCTGACCCGATTGGTCAACGACGGTCTGCTCGACGTGGAGTCGGTGGGACGACGGAGCTTCTACGGGGTCGCCGAGTCAGCGGTCGAACTGTTCCGGCAGGCCGACGCTCGCATCTACGGCTCGAGGCTGCGCCCGTGGGACGGCCGGTGGACGATCGTCGTCGTCGACGGTGCCGAAGCGACCGCAGCGGCGAGGGCCCGGCTCCGACAGCGCCTCACCTGGGCCGGTCTCGGCGTCGTCGGGCCGAACGTGATGGCGTCGCCGGTCGTGAGCCCTGAGGAGACGGCGGCGATCATCGAACAGATGGGTGAGTTCGACCACGTGCTCGTGAGCCGTGCCGAGGTGTTCGACGGGGCGAGCACGATCGACGAGGAGGAACTGGCCCGGCGATGCGCCCCGCTCGACGAGGTCGCGGCCGACTACCACGCCTTCGTCGACGACTTCGGCGACATCGATCGTGCGACGTTCGAGGCACTGACACCGGAGGACGCGTCCAAACTCCGGATGTTGCTGATCGCCGCGTACCGGCGGATCGTGCTCGTCGATCCGTTGCTGCCCGAGGCGTTGCTGCCCGACGGGTGGGCGGGCGCCAAGGCCCGCGCGCTGGCGGCGTTCGTGTACGGCGGTTGCGTCGACGCCGCCGAACGCCATCTGGCGGCGGTCGCCGAACCGGCGTCCGGTTCGATCGTGGCCGACGCCAATTGGTTGCACGGGCGCTTCGTCGTCGACGACGCTCGGTGA